A section of the Patescibacteria group bacterium genome encodes:
- the ybeY gene encoding rRNA maturation RNase YbeY, with protein MKISFSLEGKSPLKQAQIESIERAISASMGGPGEYFIGLSFVSQEVIQKMNNSYAGNNYPTDVLSFDYSDSVKGGAIGDIAVCTQLAKAQAKEYDTSLEAELSLLVVHGALHILGEDHQTNAEITSLDQLQSDIMSTMNYKYRDFKWSH; from the coding sequence ATGAAGATATCATTTAGCCTGGAGGGTAAAAGCCCTCTTAAGCAAGCTCAAATAGAGTCTATCGAGAGAGCTATCTCTGCCTCTATGGGCGGGCCAGGCGAATATTTTATCGGCTTGTCATTCGTTAGCCAGGAGGTTATCCAAAAGATGAACAATAGTTATGCAGGGAATAATTACCCCACAGATGTTCTTAGCTTCGACTACTCTGATTCCGTCAAAGGTGGGGCAATAGGAGATATAGCTGTCTGTACACAGCTAGCCAAGGCCCAAGCAAAAGAGTATGATACTTCACTCGAAGCCGAATTAAGCCTGTTGGTTGTGCATGGCGCTCTACATATTCTAGGAGAAGACCACCAGACAAATGCCGAAATCACTAGCCTAGACCAGCTCCAGAGTGATATTATGAGTACTATGAACTATAAATATAGAGATTTCAAATGGTCTCATTAG
- a CDS encoding GatB/YqeY domain-containing protein, producing MDLIDQLESDLAEAMKLRDQVKTTTLRLLKSAMKNYQIELGHDLTMPEALAVLQKEAKKHQESINQYQLANRTDLVLEEKAELDIIDNYLPEQLPRAEVEKLVTAAITELNAQSLADMGKVIALVRQKAEGQADGSIIAEIAKQNLS from the coding sequence ATGGATCTAATAGACCAGCTGGAATCTGATTTGGCTGAGGCTATGAAACTGCGCGATCAAGTTAAGACCACTACTCTTCGGTTGTTAAAAAGTGCAATGAAGAATTATCAAATTGAACTTGGGCACGACTTGACTATGCCTGAAGCTTTAGCGGTCCTACAAAAGGAAGCTAAAAAGCATCAAGAATCGATTAACCAATATCAACTGGCTAATCGAACTGACCTAGTATTAGAGGAGAAAGCCGAGCTGGATATAATAGATAATTATTTACCAGAGCAGCTCCCCAGGGCAGAAGTAGAAAAACTAGTTACAGCTGCAATTACGGAATTAAATGCTCAGTCGTTAGCCGACATGGGTAAGGTTATTGCTCTGGTCCGACAAAAGGCCGAGGGCCAGGCCGATGGTAGCATAATAGCTGAAATAGCCAAGCAAAACCTAAGCTAA
- the rpsU gene encoding 30S ribosomal protein S21: protein MLQVTRKDDESVENLIRRFNKKVIQSGILTTARQKKHFLKPISKTEARSVAIRKRFRKEQKLRELIKAR, encoded by the coding sequence TTGCTACAGGTAACTAGAAAAGACGATGAATCGGTAGAAAATTTGATCAGGAGGTTTAACAAGAAGGTTATACAGTCTGGCATCTTGACTACTGCGCGTCAAAAAAAGCACTTCCTTAAACCAATATCTAAGACCGAAGCAAGATCAGTAGCTATACGCAAAAGGTTTCGCAAGGAACAAAAGCTTCGCGAACTGATTAAGGCTAGATAG